A section of the Castanea sativa cultivar Marrone di Chiusa Pesio chromosome 12, ASM4071231v1 genome encodes:
- the LOC142619639 gene encoding uncharacterized protein LOC142619639 → MASRYEVEVKISSARDLKNVNWRHGPNRPYAVVWVDPKNKCSTKVDEGGDTCPNWDETLVLPIPGQIDDYSTLYIDIVHAGSEDGTKPLIGSARLKLTEVLDDVGFNGRAQRSLQVKRPSGRPHGKIEVKVEIREPRYRAPDPYYAPPYGAGSRSRDYAAPPAYGNPYAAPPPPQDPYYAAAPPAGYPYSGYNQPAPPVQYSQPSYGQQNYGQPSYGQQNYGQPVEEKKSKFGGMGTGLAVGAVAGVLGGIALVEGAEYVEDKIADDAADRVEENLDDEDDGGYDGDDY, encoded by the coding sequence ATGGCCTCTCGCTACGAAGTAGAGGTGAAGATCTCCTCAGCCAGGGACCTCAAAAACGTGAATTGGCGCCACGGCCCAAACAGGCCCTACGCCGTCGTCTGGGTCGACCCGAAAAACAAGTGCTCCACCAAAGTCGACGAGGGTGGCGACACGTGTCCCAACTGGGACGAGACACTTGTCCTCCCCATACCTGGCCAAATCGACGACTACTCCACTCTCTACATCGACATCGTCCACGCCGGCTCCGAGGACGGGACCAAGCCGCTCATCGGCTCGGCTCGGCTCAAGCTGACCGAGGTCCTCGATGACGTGGGCTTCAACGGTCGCGCCCAACGGTCGCTCCAAGTGAAACGGCCATCCGGTAGGCCCCACGGGAAGATCGAAGTCAAGGTTGAAATCAGAGAGCCGCGCTACCGTGCGCCGGACCCGTACTACGCGCCGCCGTACGGGGCGGGTTCGAGGTCGAGAGACTACGCTGCTCCGCCGGCGTACGGTAACCCATACGCCGCACCGCCTCCGCCTCAGGACCCTTACTACGCGGCGGCTCCGCCAGCTGGGTACCCTTACAGCGGGTACAACCAACCCGCGCCACCAGTGCAGTACAGTCAGCCTAGCTACGGGCAGCAGAATTACGGGCAGCCGAGTTACGGTCAGCAGAACTACGGGCAGCCTGTGGAGGAGAAGAAGAGTAAGTTCGGTGGTATGGGGACAGGATTGGCTGTGGGTGCGGTCGCAGGTGTGTTGGGTGGAATCGCATTGGTTGAGGGTGCTGAATACGTGGAAGACAAGATCGCTGACGATGCGGCTGATAGGGTGGAGGAAAATCTTGACGACGAGGATGATGGTGGATACGATGGCGATGATTACTAG
- the LOC142621106 gene encoding UPF0496 protein At3g49070, whose protein sequence is MRKRISSRVRKFLSCTASRTNSIDPPTRVDVREEYANAFRTESYIEFWTRVVTLPNVDSTTTSTCTPVESTTAARLSSYRLFVEYLLEPNQPTVTRILALAQNRPVIQSLLFDYFTQTANASLLCGLLLKDIDHSRGVFRHLKTTIQSLEKTQLSPIALTRLIELSKFINPFASTASSTTRVRTIQASCSELLKQLESSRGKARAKLRLANRLKRGSAICLVALTASLTVIVAAHAMALLVAAPSLIAASFELASTRRLARSAAQLDAAAKGTYILNKDLETISRLVARLNDELEHMRTMVKFWLERREDRVQASGEVAHQLKKNDCSFSRQLDELEEHLYLCFMTINRARNLVVKEIMDPGQPTMALDILF, encoded by the exons ATGAGGAAAAGAATTAGCTCTCGTGTCAGAAAATTTCTTTCATGCACTG CTTCCAGAACTAACTCAATTGACCCACCAACCAGAGTGGATGTTCGTGAGGAATACGCAAATGCCTTCCGCACTGAATCATACATAGAATTTTGGACACGTGTCGTCACATTACCCAATGTAGATTCTACTACCACATCCACATGTACCCCAGTGGAGTCTACTACAGCAGCCCGACTCTCATCTTACCGCCTCTTTGTTGAGTATCTCTTGGAACCAAACCAACCCACTGTTACCCGTATTCTAGCTTTGGCCCAAAATCGACCCGTAATCCAATCCCTCCTATTTGATTATTTTACCCAAACTGCTAATGCTTCTCTTCTATGTGGCCTATTATTGAAAGATATTGATCATTCACGTGGCGTATTTCGGCACCTTAAAACCACTATTCAATCCCTCGAAAAAACCCAATTGTCACCAATTGCATTGACCCGCTTAATCGAGTTATCCAAGTTCATCAACCCGTTTGCCTCGACCGCTTCATCAACCACTCGGGTTCGGACTATTCAAGCCAGTTGCTCCGAGTTGTTAAAACAACTTGAGTCAAGCCGTGGCAAGGCTCGAGCCAAGCTTCGACTTGCAAACAGATTAAAACGTGGCTCAGCTATTTGTCTCGTGGCATTAACGGCTTCACTAACTGTAATAGTTGCAGCTCATGCTATGGCTCTGCTCGTGGCTGCCCCGAGTCTTATAGCGGCTTCGTTTGAGCTGGCTTCAACCAGAAGGCTTGCTAGATCAGCAGCTCAGCTCGATGCGGCTGCCAAGGGGACTTATATATTGAATAAGGATTTGGAAACAATAAGCCGGCTAGTGGCTAGGCTGAATGATGAGCTGGAACACATGCGTACAATGGTTAAGTTTTGGCTTGAGCGAAGAGAGGACCGAGTTCAAGCCAGCGGTGAAGTGGCTCACCAGCTTAAGAAGAATGACTGCAGCTTTAGCCGGCAGCTGGATGAGCTAGAGGAGCATTTGTATTTGTGTTTCATGACCATAAACAGGGCTAGAAATCTTGTTGTAAAAGAGATTATGGACCCGGGTCAACCCACCATGGCtctagatatattattttag
- the LOC142620189 gene encoding uncharacterized protein LOC142620189, producing MASNPSQNSSSSSSAQRELSSMEDPRSPFFLHHGESPGAILVSQSLTEDNYPTWARAMRMALDAKSNLGFVDGSIIASMAIMPLKKLAWSKNNSMISLWILNSVFPHITASVIYRDTALEVWNALRNRFLSG from the coding sequence ATGGCGTCAAACCCTAGCCaaaattcctcttcttcttcttctgctcaGCGTGAGCTCTCTTCAATGGAGGATCCTCGAAGCCCGTTCTTCCTTCACCACGGTGAATCACCTGGTGCGATTCTAGTTTCTCAATCTTTGACGGAGGACAATTACCCTACATGGGCCAGAGCTATGCGAATGGCTTTGGATGCCAAAAGCAACCTCGGATTTGTGGATGGATCTATCATTGCTTCTATGGCAATCATGCCTCTTAAGAAGCTGGCTTGGTCCAAGAACAATTCCATGATTTCCTTATGGATCTTGAATTCGGTCTTTCCTCATATCACAGCCAGTGTGATTTACAGAGATACGGCTCTTGAAGTCTGGAATGCTCTCAGAAATCGTTTTCTCTCAGGCTAA